A window from Sinorhizobium fredii encodes these proteins:
- a CDS encoding YraN family protein — protein sequence MKAERPAARKLMALKRGHLAEYRAALCLMLKGYRIVAMRYRTKLGEIDIIARRGDLIACVEVKARASFDGAVFAVSDTAQRRIRAASDIWLSRQTDFHRLSVSYDIVAVMPWRWPRHLPDAF from the coding sequence ATGAAGGCTGAGCGCCCGGCTGCCCGCAAGCTCATGGCGCTGAAGCGCGGCCATCTCGCCGAATACCGAGCCGCGCTCTGCCTGATGCTCAAGGGCTACCGGATCGTCGCGATGCGCTATCGCACCAAGCTCGGCGAGATCGACATCATTGCCCGCCGCGGCGACCTGATCGCCTGCGTCGAAGTCAAGGCCCGGGCGAGTTTCGACGGAGCCGTCTTCGCCGTCTCCGATACGGCGCAGCGGCGGATCAGGGCGGCGAGCGATATCTGGCTGTCGCGCCAGACGGATTTTCACCGCCTCTCGGTCAGCTACGACATCGTCGCCGTCATGCCCTGGCGCTGGCCGCGGCACCTGCCGGACGCGTTTTGA
- a CDS encoding extracellular solute-binding protein, whose protein sequence is MLKTISFAAIALAFSTTTSLAATNITWWHGMAGRNGEVINEVAQKFNVSQSACALTPVSKGTYEEALASGIAAFRSGEQPNILQVFDAGAATIINAKGAVIPAEDLITKAGYSFDRGAFIDGVRYFYADSEGKFVGMPFNSSAPIMYINDEALKKAGVEAPKTWEEFEAIAPKLKEAGFIPLVQSQLTWQFTENFFSRNNIQFATNNNGYDSVVDTKLKVTDPNLEMMFEKLKAWKDQGYFAFYGAGWNDNQKVFEEGKAALWIGSSGSFGGLQKTATMPFSATFLPYWNAIKGAGTNSFIGGAALFAMSGKSDEENKCVADFFQFLTSPEVQYFYHKDTGYVAITKAAYELAQKDGYYKEKPVAEVGIKQLLLPAGDWSRGYRLGFYPQIREIMEREYGRIFSGEATVKDALEAIEKEGNELLARFAKTAG, encoded by the coding sequence ATGTTGAAAACCATTTCGTTCGCAGCCATTGCTCTTGCATTTTCCACGACGACGTCGCTCGCCGCGACCAACATCACCTGGTGGCACGGCATGGCCGGTCGCAACGGCGAGGTGATCAACGAGGTCGCCCAGAAATTCAACGTCTCCCAGAGCGCCTGCGCCCTGACGCCGGTCAGCAAGGGCACCTATGAGGAAGCGCTTGCCTCCGGCATCGCCGCTTTCCGCTCCGGCGAACAGCCGAACATCCTGCAGGTCTTCGACGCCGGTGCCGCAACCATCATCAACGCCAAGGGCGCCGTCATTCCGGCCGAGGACCTGATCACCAAGGCGGGCTACAGTTTCGACCGTGGCGCTTTCATCGACGGCGTGCGCTATTTCTACGCCGATAGCGAAGGCAAGTTCGTCGGCATGCCGTTCAATTCCTCGGCGCCGATCATGTATATCAACGACGAGGCCCTGAAGAAGGCCGGCGTCGAGGCCCCGAAGACCTGGGAAGAGTTCGAGGCTATCGCACCGAAGCTGAAGGAGGCTGGCTTCATTCCGCTCGTCCAGTCGCAGCTCACCTGGCAGTTCACCGAGAACTTCTTCTCACGCAACAACATCCAGTTCGCCACCAACAACAACGGCTACGACAGCGTCGTCGATACCAAGCTCAAGGTCACCGACCCGAACCTGGAGATGATGTTCGAGAAGCTGAAGGCCTGGAAGGACCAGGGCTACTTCGCTTTCTACGGTGCCGGCTGGAACGACAACCAGAAAGTCTTCGAAGAAGGCAAGGCAGCCCTTTGGATCGGCTCCTCCGGCTCCTTCGGCGGTCTGCAAAAGACTGCGACCATGCCCTTCTCGGCGACCTTCCTGCCCTATTGGAACGCGATCAAGGGCGCCGGCACCAACTCCTTCATCGGCGGCGCCGCACTCTTTGCCATGTCCGGAAAGTCGGACGAGGAAAACAAGTGCGTGGCCGATTTCTTCCAGTTCCTGACCTCGCCGGAAGTCCAGTACTTCTATCACAAGGACACCGGCTATGTTGCGATCACCAAGGCGGCCTATGAGCTCGCCCAGAAGGACGGCTACTACAAGGAAAAGCCGGTCGCCGAAGTCGGCATCAAGCAGCTCCTGCTGCCGGCCGGCGATTGGTCCAGGGGCTACCGCCTTGGCTTCTATCCGCAGATCCGCGAGATCATGGAGCGCGAATACGGCCGCATCTTCTCCGGCGAAGCGACCGTGAAGGATGCCCTAGAAGCGATCGAGAAGGAAGGCAACGAACTGCTCGCCCGTTTCGCCAAGACCGCCGGCTGA
- a CDS encoding ABC transporter permease subunit, which translates to MRGRSKDQGEQAAAKRVQFASPFLPYLFLAPQLAIIFVFFYWPSAQAIQSSFYLEDPFGFGSTFVGLTNYADVLKSTEYFGIARFTAIFTALVTFFALAIGLLLAVKADGVIRGNATYKTLLIWVYAIAPPAAGLIGMMFFNQHIGPLVEFARWFGWDIKVGLDYFDTAFAMIVVAVWKQIPYNFIFFLSGLQGIPVSVREAAAIDCRSELRRFWTVILPLLAPTAFFLLIINVTYALFDTFGIIDVMVKDKAANNPITLVYKVYMDGFRGNDLGGSSAQSVILMLIVLVLTVFQFRFIERRVHYN; encoded by the coding sequence ATGAGGGGCCGCTCCAAAGATCAAGGAGAGCAGGCAGCCGCCAAGCGCGTGCAATTCGCCTCGCCTTTCCTGCCCTATCTCTTTCTCGCGCCGCAGCTCGCGATCATCTTCGTGTTCTTCTACTGGCCGTCTGCCCAGGCGATCCAGTCCTCCTTCTATCTCGAGGATCCGTTCGGTTTCGGCTCCACCTTCGTCGGCCTCACGAACTATGCCGACGTCCTGAAGTCGACCGAGTATTTCGGCATAGCGCGGTTCACGGCCATCTTCACCGCCCTCGTCACCTTCTTCGCGCTGGCGATCGGGCTCCTGCTCGCCGTCAAGGCGGACGGCGTCATTCGCGGCAACGCGACCTACAAGACGCTGCTCATCTGGGTCTATGCGATCGCCCCGCCTGCCGCCGGCCTGATCGGCATGATGTTCTTCAACCAGCATATCGGCCCGCTCGTCGAATTCGCCCGCTGGTTCGGTTGGGACATCAAAGTCGGGCTCGATTATTTCGACACGGCCTTCGCGATGATCGTCGTCGCGGTCTGGAAGCAAATCCCCTACAACTTCATCTTCTTCCTTTCGGGACTTCAGGGCATTCCGGTGTCGGTGCGCGAGGCGGCGGCGATCGATTGCCGCTCGGAACTGCGCCGCTTCTGGACGGTCATCCTGCCGCTGCTGGCGCCGACTGCCTTCTTCCTGCTGATCATCAACGTCACCTATGCGCTTTTCGATACGTTCGGCATCATCGACGTGATGGTGAAGGACAAGGCCGCCAACAACCCGATCACGCTCGTCTACAAAGTCTACATGGACGGCTTCCGCGGCAACGATCTCGGCGGCTCCTCGGCGCAATCGGTGATCCTCATGCTGATCGTCCTGGTGCTCACCGTCTTCCAGTTCCGCTTCATCGAGCGGCGCGTGCACTATAATTGA